TTTCGGTCTCCATTGTATTCATGCAGATTGTGCCTGATAGGGTTAATCAATTGgaaatcataatttataatatattattattaattctTTTGCTGTCCAACCCATCAAATCTCAAAATCTGGCGACCTAAGTTCTTTTaagaataaataataaattaagataGCTATTCCTTTTGAACTTTCCTGTTTTCATCCTTCTGTGAGAGGATTTATCTAATATGATGAAAGATGTAACATCAGTGGCTTCTCATTTTTAGTGATTCAAACATTGTTTTAATCATGTTGTCGCActcctaaattttttataacttAAGTAATATATAGAAAAAATTTATGAGTTTTAAGACGCATATATCATATAATGTCTACATTAGCACTAATATGCATGAAGAGTGAAGATTTTGGATACTGATGGTTAATCCAATTTACAATATACATACCTCTACTCTTGTGTCCTAATTTATCACTTTTGTCTGTTCTTCGTAGTTGTACCTTCCTCAGTTAGACTGCATAACTTGAATTATGTCTACGGGTGTTTGAGAATGACCCTTTTTtggaatttagagagagagaaaggggggggggggggggataaagaataaaacaaaaccatgattCATTTTAATGCTCATTTTCTTTGATGTATGTTTGCTTAATATCATTTCAACTCAATTCTTACATTAAAGACTTATGATTTCATATACACTTTTCTTTTGTATGTGTTTGGGTGAggtttttgtttgtgtgtatgtgtgtgtcaTTAATTAGGCAGCTCTCATTAGTTTCTGCACACAATCTGAAATATATCTTGATTGATACCTCAAGaaactaaattttattatttcacTTTCTAATGCTAACTCATTTGGTTGACTGCTTTTATCAGGTTTGATATTTCTAATTGCCGGGGGTGATATATTTAACATTTAGAATTCAGAATCTTATAATGTATTCCAATTTGTATACCATACAAATGGGTTATTGGTGTAGCAGTTGTTATCGGGGCTGTAAAGTAAATGTTCGTAATGCTAATCTTTGTCTAGATGTCAAGGTTTGCGGAATAACTCCTTTTTGGCAGACTCAAAAGATTAAGGGCGAATGGTACATGTGTCTTTTTGTAACTTTGGATTGTTCATATGATTAAGGGTTGAATGAGTGAGATTTATTGTTTACATCCACATCATTTATACATTAAGCTgtaaatatacatttattttgggCTGTGGGACTTCTGACTGTTTCCGTAATTGGGGTTGATTTGTTATTTTGTtcctatttatttataaataggGCAGAATAATGCTAACATTGATTCTGATGTACTGGTTGCAGGTGACTGTGTGTCAAACGTGTGGCGACAGAGGTATCGAAGATGCTTTGCTTTTCTGTGACAAGTGCCAAAATTATGCTCTTCATCGGTATAACTTGTTTCCATTGTGCTTTCGTATTCTCAGTCCCTGgaaaaagatgtgaaaatacTGTTGTTTATGCATCACATTATCCTAAAAGAAATGCTCAGTTCCTGGTTATTAAAGTTTGGGTCAGTCCGTAGAGTTGTTGCTGAAGTTGAAGTTGGATTAGTTCTTGAAATCATATGTACAGTTATAAGAACACACAAAGTGGCCTACTTCGAATTCTCAATATTTTTTCAATTGATTCGACATTGTTCAAATGACTTACTCTCTACTTTTATTTCTGTTTTCCAGTTATTGCCTTAATGTACCagcagaaaatatttttgatgaaGATCTGACTTGGCTTTGTGAGGATTGTGATCCAAAGATTGTAAAGCCCTGTAGAATTGATAAATCAGTAAGATCAATGGAAATTTGTCTTAACAAGAAGTTccagaagaggaggaagaagaagagtaaAAGAAAGACTTTACCTATATACGGGGCTAAAAAGAAGGTGCGGAAATGTGCAGGGGCGAACATGAAGGTGCAGATATGTGAAGGGGCTAACAGGAAGGCGCAGATACATGAAGGTAGTCCCTCTGAACATGAGGCCGAGGGTAGTAATGATTGTGATAATGGTCAGAAGCTTGGTAGTCAGTGCGATGAGGTTCATGAGGATCAACTGATTTCCTCGAATGACGTTGCCAAATCTGTAGAAGCCTCTCTAGTTACTACTTCTGACCCTTTAAATACCTCAGAAATAATTTGTTATGTTGCTGCACAGCCTATTATTGATCCAATCTGGAGGTAAAACTTTCTAGCTTTCCAACTCTATTGAGTTTATGGTGAATGTGTACAAGCACACCTAGTGCAGGGTATAACTGGGAGATGGTTTGTCTAAATGACAGAGGAAGCCTCAGCATATTCAACAAAGACTTCAACATTGTTAGTGGACTTGTAGCCCATCTCTCTAGCTTAGCCTGTCCAAAGGTACGTGAGGAGGCAGAATTGCTACCGTTACTGCTTTTTCCAGAATTGGTTAATAGAACAGATGTGTGGCCCAAAGCTTTTGAGAAGTGCGGACCTAACGATCAGAGTATTgctctttatttcttttctgaTAACGAAAGGTGATAAATTTGactcttgtttcttgtttccaTCTACTTTCCATGTATGGATTGGATTTCTTAAAAGCTGATGTTCCTCTTCTTTTCTCTTCGTTTTTTTTGGGTACAGAGATGAGAAGGATTTTGACACCATGGTGGCTAGCATGATCCAGGATGATCTAGCTATGAGAGCTGTGCTGGACGATGCTGAGCTCTTAGTTTTCACGTCAGTCATACTGCCAGAGCAGTATCGGAGTGAGTTCTGAAATTTCTACTAGTTTGTAGCTTTTCTACTTCCTTTCCTTTCATtagtaaagaaagaaaaatctgtaTAGCTCGTCTGGAAAAGCGAATAACATGATTGCATTTACTGGGTTGCAGGATTTCAGGCAAAGTTTTATTTGTGGGGAGTATTTAGGGCAAAGCAATTTCCGCAGTTAACAAATAATAACGTCGGGGCCGGGGAGAATGACGTTGCAAAGCCGTTAACCTGTTATGGGCAGAGTCCAGTTAGTACGTTGAGCAACGATGTAGAAATTACTTGTGCTGCTGTACCTCTTAATTCCTATTGTGATTGTTTGTAATCAAACCCTGTATATTATGTTTAGTTTAACCTCAAGATGTTCATAATTTTAGTGATGCATGGATGTAGTTTTTTAAGTGCTAGACTTGTTGTCCTGCCTTTTATGTTTAGGGCAGCTTTGTTCCTGATGGATAATAATTAATTGAGAAATTTGCACATATACCACGTGGATTTTTAGGCACGTGTGCAAATACCACCCGAACTaaatttttttcacaatttacCACCGAAACTTCAATTTGTAGCAAAGTTTGGGTGGCCTCCACATAATGCACATCAACATTTGAAAGTTTAAAACCTTCCAATGAATTGATATTGTACtgttggtttttggttttacgCTCggcatcaaaacaaaaaatgaagggTGATGCTTTTCACACAATCTTTTTAATGTTTTGGCTGTCagattaaatgaattaaaaatgatcgaatgacataaattaataagttgtatgtgagaagtaaaaataggtaTGTGGATAATTTCACTGAAAAAGAAAGGTTAAAATTTAACTATTCATTCATTTCTCATAAAATGTTTACAGACAACGACGTAAATGGGCTTCACCCCACAAGAAAACCCTCCAATGTGGTTAAAATAAAGAGGTCCAAGAGTGGCCGGAAAAGGTGAAAAAAAACTTTAGAAACCGAAATGAAGGATGACCTGCCACAACTGTCAAGGAGAGAAATTTACATGTCGTCAtgtcatttctctctctctctccctctctcccagCACGGTatgaaaagaaaaggggaaTGCCGACTGCGAAATTATGGGGATAattgatgaatgaaaaattGTCAAAGACATAAAGTTATGGTTTGTTGCCAGTCCTTTTCAGCATGttataaacgtaccaaaatattattgttatcGTTTTCATTTCTCATAGTATGCGCAACTACAAGGAAAAAGGACCTAAGGGTCAAGGTTGTGTATCATTTGTCATACCACACTTGTAGATGAAACAATTGTTTTCTAGCGTGCTCGTATCTTGCATTATTTTCAATACTAGTTACTTGCCCTATTCCTGCTtgttaatcattttaaatacttatCTTTTTGCTTACTACGACATCAGGCCGTAAAGGTGCGTATCGTGAAGAGTTGTCATTTTCTTTAGGTACCACGTTTATGAAGAAGGAACTTAATTTGCAATTACTGATGGGCAAAAGAGTGCCTACTACAATCGTCATCACCATAATCACTGCTACCACCACTAGTCCCTAACACCCAATAGATAGTTGAGCATCTCATTGCCCCATTCCTATTTACAAACTTGGGGCCTCTTTTAACATTTTGGAAAGATAAATATCGCTATATCAATAAATAATCGGTAGTACAATATTGAAGTCTAAAATCAATATCATTTTAACTTAACGTAGTAGATTGTGAAACTGTCATTATTTCAAGTCGATAAATATATTACATTAGTTAACAATTAGATTGTTTCTCATCTATGTTGAAACAAATAGTATCCCTCCTTCATATATAGTTATATAACTTGCACGTATCTGTAATCCAGCCAGTTGAAGCCGACATAAGTCCAACTTTTCTTTTAATAATCAATGTTACAGAGTGACCTTTTGCGGAATAATCTTCCCTTAATTATGTGCACTTAATTCTTAACCAATCCAAGCTTTGTTATCCCATACTtacataatataaaattattaaatataaaGGTACCAAGCACGCAAATGAATATGTTGACTTTGAGGCCAACAATAATGTCTCATTAAGCACCAGATAATAATTAACAGCAATACTTAATCCTAGTCTTCTAGAGGGAAGGGATAATAAAGAGCAAGTGAAGGAGTTTTACTTTTACGAGTCAAAGAGCAAAGCTAGGAAAGTTCTTTGATTAACTTACAAagttattaattagttaaagtaaAATTAATTTGTAAGAATTCAGTTAACCACGAACACATGCGCATACACAGATatatcaaggttctaaaaaacgttaggcgcTAGTTGGACGGCGGGTTGGCGCCTAGGTTTGTgtaggcggatttaggtaaatttcttgtctatcttgtaaataagtgcatattgacacttacaaaaaaaattatatttgtatgaaattcatggataagataataaaagaatgataaaatacaaaaaaagtatctaacaaatccaaaatttaaaaacacattaaacatATATACAATATAACTTAAGACATTTTGACTAATtatatctaatatttttttataataaaagtaaaaatccCACGTAGTGGGTTGGGTAGTtcataataaatagaaaattctGATGTCAATATGGGTGGTTCataataatttacaaaatataaagcAAGCAATTTGATGCTAGCTGTCCAAATTTGATTGGAGagaaactaagaaaaaaaaattaaataagaaaagtatGTAGAGTGGTCACGTGGTGTGAAAGGATGAGAGAGAAAGTCATCGTCTTTGTCTTTTCCTCTTTGCCAAACCGAGAACCAGAAGAAACCCAGAAAGGCAAGAATGCAGATCAGATCTGCATTCttgaaaacataacaaaactaAAATTCCTGGACCGCCTAGGCCACTCAGTCGCCCACTAGGCCGCCTAGGCCATCTCAGCAGCCGTCTAATCCCTGTCCCGATTTTGCGTTAATCCCCGCAGCCGGCCATCGCCCAACGTCTAGGCGGCCGTCTAgaccgatttttagaacactgagacatataatatatacatatacatatatatatatatatattatatgtgtgtgtgtgtgtgtgtgtggtggaGTTGGAGAGTCATGGACCACTCGTGTCGTGGAGTATACAAATTAGTGCTGGAGTTTTGAGGAGTTTGTAAAAGTCAAGGTTGAAGTAATTAAAGCTCAATCCAGAAGGCATTTTATTGCTGGTACTAGGGCTGGGTTCAGTTCaaaacggttcggttttttgccaaaaccaaaactgaaccaaaatttcggttcggttcgatttttttcggtttcggttttttccggttcggttttggttttttttagttttttatttttatttttaaatgatgtaAATGGAAGGAACCTACCTATCAACCTCCCAGTTCTCATATATCAGACAATTGAGAGCCTCAAAATCCTGAGTATATTCAAGTAATTCGACTACTTGTGATCAAGCAGAacgaattcaaattttcaaaagttaaGCGAATACATAAACACATATTCTTCAAGGAAATGTACATCGCCAggattaaaaattcaaaaactttaaaatttacaaaatcatgaaataaCTCAACAAATTAACTGGTCGATGCAAAtcgaaaaaaaagaagcaattggGTTCTTCTAAATACCATAATTGGACTTCAATAGCGCATGCCCAGTGCCCACATTCAAATTCATAGTCAAGTCCACAATAGATCTAGAAAATTCTGAAACATGTtcagagaaaaatacaaactttttcaccttaaattacataaatttcaaatgggtaaccatacaattaaaaacctatgaactgacaaataaataaaaccacaaCCTTTGTTGCAGCGATATCGCCATGATCGTCGCAAGCTCTTTCAATTCCTCTTTTCGTCGAATCTCGAAAAGGGCAAGGGAAAATcatggtttggaagaaggaatCCGCGAGGAGGACATGAGAAGATTGGAAAGAgagtgatttggaggaagagaggaaggagagggaaagggagggggagagagagagagagagagagaggaagcaaAGGCAAAGAGGAAGCAGCGGACGGAACAGAGAGGTGTTTGAGATCGGAAATGAAATGGAAGTGAGACGGCTAGGGTTTCTAAAGttaagaaattttataaagCATTAAACATAAGAAACCTATAAATAAATTACGGGTACAATTATAACAACACAGCCTACAGTCAAGTTGGCTTGCAACAACCAACCCCAACCCGTAGGGAAAGGGTTCAAACCCTGACGGCAACAtgtatttttttgtatttatatatgatttttttttcggtccggttcggttcggtttggtagttttggttcggttttttttatttggttttttttcgaCCTCGATTCGgtttggttttcggtttttttcgattttcggttttttgaacccacccctaactGGTACTTAGCAGGGCTAGCCTGGCTGACCATTAACTATTTTGTTCGGGTCCAGCCGGTAGATTTAAAGAAAGATGAATTGGCTATATAACAtgttacattttatttttccaattgGATAACTTGGGCATAATCCCCATGCATGCATGAATGCAAAATTGCAATTTTTTGAAAGTTCCAAAACTCTATAATACTAATTAGTTTCTGTTTCGTAATAAAAAGTCAACATTACTTTGTTGGATCGTGAACAGCAGCTCTCTATAAGTTTAGATTCTGCAAGATTGGAAATTTTATAGTCCAAGTTGGTAAATACACAAGTGATAAGATTCAACTGGCGTCATTTGTGTAAAATGCACTAATGATATATTATCCATAATTAATATAAAGGTACCTCCAGCTACGTAGCTTAATTTTTTTCGTTGAATTAATAACTAATGTTAGgagcaaaaaaataatataaaaaaaaaaagaggaattatgcttaatgtgttgtaaacttctagtttaagtgtgattgtataaatcctagattagatttgattctaattattctttcctatattgacttgtattccttggggatcaaagatttcttctctcccttattactaCAAATAAAGGCACATCGTAAGGGAAGTAACATATATTCCTTTACacaacctacaaacacatctctctctatatttcATCTCGTGCCGCCAGCCCTCTACCCCTAttagttaaatataggccacaacacgttatcagcacgatcTTACCACTGCGCTTAGGAATCTAATGTAGAAGCTTTctacatcaaaccagttcatccatatcatcacaCAATCATGATCTTCCAAAACAGCGGTTTTTATCTCGATCTCtttgcagccctgatagcatgaacattcaccataatgcatggcctaactttatg
This genomic stretch from Pyrus communis chromosome 2, drPyrComm1.1, whole genome shotgun sequence harbors:
- the LOC137726229 gene encoding PHD finger-containing protein 1-like — its product is MVTVCQTCGDRGIEDALLFCDKCQNYALHRYCLNVPAENIFDEDLTWLCEDCDPKIVKPCRIDKSVRSMEICLNKKFQKRRKKKSKRKTLPIYGAKKKVRKCAGANMKVQICEGANRKAQIHEGSPSEHEAEGSNDCDNGQKLGSQCDEVHEDQLISSNDVAKSVEASLVTTSDPLNTSEIICYVAAQPIIDPIWRGSLSIFNKDFNIVSGLVAHLSSLACPKVREEAELLPLLLFPELVNRTDVWPKAFEKCGPNDQSIALYFFSDNERDEKDFDTMVASMIQDDLAMRAVLDDAELLVFTSVILPEQYRRFQAKFYLWGVFRAKQFPQLTNNNVGAGENDVAKPLTCYGQSPVSTLSNDVEITCAAVPLNSYCDCL